From Loxodonta africana isolate mLoxAfr1 chromosome 2, mLoxAfr1.hap2, whole genome shotgun sequence, the proteins below share one genomic window:
- the JMJD4 gene encoding 2-oxoglutarate and iron-dependent oxygenase JMJD4 isoform X1 — MDRETRALAEKHFRGLGARLPDGVCGPPGRVDFIEKPDAFSYADFFKGYLLPNVPCVFSSAFTEGWGSRKHWVTPDGKPDLDYLLRKRHGCTCCQLRSAGIQRQPQGAHAPQRVHQLLERVHPGKLFLSQGLPLPQRLAPVQPMCGSLHRDTSVEDVYSLPVYFSSDWLNEYWDAINVDDYRFIYMGPTGTWSPFHADIFRSFSWSVNICGRKKWLLFPPGQEEALRDCHGSLPYDVTSPTLLDVRLHPACARCSPPLEVTQEAGEMLFVPSGWHHQVHNLEDTISINHNWVNGCNLAPMWHFLQQELHAVQREISEWRDAMPDWHHHCQVWPGPEVIMKSCTGINYKEFYHFLKVIAERRILTLAKEMGAGTVGSVGDSRLGTQQAAFDVSRITEVLASLVANRDFQRVDTSTFSLQPEELLQQLEEVVTATAAL; from the exons ATGGACAGGGAGACGCGCGCACTCGCGGAGAAGCACTTCCGGGGCCTTGGGGCGCGTCTCCCGGACGGGGTCTGCGGGCCCCCGGGGCGCGTGGACTTCATCGAGAAGCCGGATGCCTTTTCCTACGCCGACTTCTTCAAGGGCTACCTGCTCCCCAACGTGCCCTGCGTTTTCTCCAGCGCCTTCACTGAGGGCTGGGGCAGCAGGAAGCACTGGGTGACGCCCGACGGGAAGCCCGATTTGGATTATCTGCTTCGGAA GAGACATGGTTGTACCTGTTGCCAACTGCGGAGTGCAGGAATACAACGCCAACCCCAAGGAGCACATGCCCCTCAGAGAGTACATCAGCTACTGGAAAGAGTACATCCAGGGAAACTATTCCTCTCCCAAGGGCTGCCTTTACCTCAAAGATTGGCACCTGTGCAG CCCATGTGTGGTTCTCTCCACAGGGACACCTCGGTGGAGGATGTGTACTCCCTGCCAGTGTACTTCTCATCAGACTGGCTGAACGAATACTGGGACGCCATCAATGTGGATGACTACCGCTTCATCTACATGGGGCCCACGGGCACCTG GTCTCCGTTCCACGCTGACATCTTCCGCTCCTTCAGCTGGTCTGTCAACATCTGCGGCAGGAAAAAGTGGTTATTGTTTCCGCCAGGGCAGGAAGAAGCCCTGCGGGATTGCCACGGTAGCCTGCCCTACGATGTGACCTCGCCCACACTCCTTGACGTCCGTCTGCACCCAGCATGTGCACGCTGCAGCCCACCTCTGGAGGTCACGCAGGAAGCAGGCGAGATGTTGTTTGTGCCCAGCGGCTGGCACCACCAGGTCCACAACCTG GAGGACACCATCTCCATCAACCACAACTGGGTCAACGGCTGTAACCTGGCCCCCATGTGGCACTTCCTGCAGCAAGAGCTCCACGCTGTGCAGCGGGAGATCAGTGAATGGAGGGATGCCATGCCTGACTGGCACCACCACTGCCAGGTGTGGCCAGGCCCAGAG GTGATCATGAAGTCCTGTACAGGAATCAATTACAAAGAGTTTTACCACTTCCTCAAGGTCATCGCTGAAAGGAGGATCCTCACCCTGGCAAAGGAGATGGGCGCTGGGACAGTGGGGAGCGTCGGCGACAGCAGGCTGGGCACCCAGCAGGCTGCTTTTGACGTCAGTCGGATCACCGAGGTGCTGGCATCCTTGGTCGCCAACCGAGACTTCCAGAGAGTGGACACCAGCACCTTCTCGCTGCAGCCAGAGGAGCTCCTGCAGCAGCTGGAGGAGGTCGTCACTGCCACTGCAGCCCTGTAA
- the JMJD4 gene encoding 2-oxoglutarate and iron-dependent oxygenase JMJD4 isoform X5, whose amino-acid sequence MDRETRALAEKHFRGLGARLPDGVCGPPGRVDFIEKPDAFSYADFFKGYLLPNVPCVFSSAFTEGWGSRKHWVTPDGKPDLDYLLRKRHGCTCCQLRSAGIQRQPQGAHAPQRVHQLLERVHPGKLFLSQGLPLPQRLAPVQPMCGSLHRDTSVEDVYSLPVYFSSDWLNEYWDAINVDDYRFIYMGPTGTWSPFHADIFRSFSWSVNICGRKKWLLFPPGQEEALRDCHGSLPYDVTSPTLLDVRLHPACARCSPPLEVTQEAGEMLFVPSGWHHQVHNLVIMKSCTGINYKEFYHFLKVIAERRILTLAKEMGAGTVGSVGDSRLGTQQAAFDVSRITEVLASLVANRDFQRVDTSTFSLQPEELLQQLEEVVTATAAL is encoded by the exons ATGGACAGGGAGACGCGCGCACTCGCGGAGAAGCACTTCCGGGGCCTTGGGGCGCGTCTCCCGGACGGGGTCTGCGGGCCCCCGGGGCGCGTGGACTTCATCGAGAAGCCGGATGCCTTTTCCTACGCCGACTTCTTCAAGGGCTACCTGCTCCCCAACGTGCCCTGCGTTTTCTCCAGCGCCTTCACTGAGGGCTGGGGCAGCAGGAAGCACTGGGTGACGCCCGACGGGAAGCCCGATTTGGATTATCTGCTTCGGAA GAGACATGGTTGTACCTGTTGCCAACTGCGGAGTGCAGGAATACAACGCCAACCCCAAGGAGCACATGCCCCTCAGAGAGTACATCAGCTACTGGAAAGAGTACATCCAGGGAAACTATTCCTCTCCCAAGGGCTGCCTTTACCTCAAAGATTGGCACCTGTGCAG CCCATGTGTGGTTCTCTCCACAGGGACACCTCGGTGGAGGATGTGTACTCCCTGCCAGTGTACTTCTCATCAGACTGGCTGAACGAATACTGGGACGCCATCAATGTGGATGACTACCGCTTCATCTACATGGGGCCCACGGGCACCTG GTCTCCGTTCCACGCTGACATCTTCCGCTCCTTCAGCTGGTCTGTCAACATCTGCGGCAGGAAAAAGTGGTTATTGTTTCCGCCAGGGCAGGAAGAAGCCCTGCGGGATTGCCACGGTAGCCTGCCCTACGATGTGACCTCGCCCACACTCCTTGACGTCCGTCTGCACCCAGCATGTGCACGCTGCAGCCCACCTCTGGAGGTCACGCAGGAAGCAGGCGAGATGTTGTTTGTGCCCAGCGGCTGGCACCACCAGGTCCACAACCTG GTGATCATGAAGTCCTGTACAGGAATCAATTACAAAGAGTTTTACCACTTCCTCAAGGTCATCGCTGAAAGGAGGATCCTCACCCTGGCAAAGGAGATGGGCGCTGGGACAGTGGGGAGCGTCGGCGACAGCAGGCTGGGCACCCAGCAGGCTGCTTTTGACGTCAGTCGGATCACCGAGGTGCTGGCATCCTTGGTCGCCAACCGAGACTTCCAGAGAGTGGACACCAGCACCTTCTCGCTGCAGCCAGAGGAGCTCCTGCAGCAGCTGGAGGAGGTCGTCACTGCCACTGCAGCCCTGTAA
- the JMJD4 gene encoding 2-oxoglutarate and iron-dependent oxygenase JMJD4 isoform X6, with product MVVPVANCGVQEYNANPKEHMPLREYISYWKEYIQGNYSSPKGCLYLKDWHLCRDTSVEDVYSLPVYFSSDWLNEYWDAINVDDYRFIYMGPTGTWSPFHADIFRSFSWSVNICGRKKWLLFPPGQEEALRDCHGSLPYDVTSPTLLDVRLHPACARCSPPLEVTQEAGEMLFVPSGWHHQVHNLEDTISINHNWVNGCNLAPMWHFLQQELHAVQREISEWRDAMPDWHHHCQVWPGPEVIMKSCTGINYKEFYHFLKVIAERRILTLAKEMGAGTVGSVGDSRLGTQQAAFDVSRITEVLASLVANRDFQRVDTSTFSLQPEELLQQLEEVVTATAAL from the exons ATGGTTGTACCTGTTGCCAACTGCGGAGTGCAGGAATACAACGCCAACCCCAAGGAGCACATGCCCCTCAGAGAGTACATCAGCTACTGGAAAGAGTACATCCAGGGAAACTATTCCTCTCCCAAGGGCTGCCTTTACCTCAAAGATTGGCACCTGTGCAG GGACACCTCGGTGGAGGATGTGTACTCCCTGCCAGTGTACTTCTCATCAGACTGGCTGAACGAATACTGGGACGCCATCAATGTGGATGACTACCGCTTCATCTACATGGGGCCCACGGGCACCTG GTCTCCGTTCCACGCTGACATCTTCCGCTCCTTCAGCTGGTCTGTCAACATCTGCGGCAGGAAAAAGTGGTTATTGTTTCCGCCAGGGCAGGAAGAAGCCCTGCGGGATTGCCACGGTAGCCTGCCCTACGATGTGACCTCGCCCACACTCCTTGACGTCCGTCTGCACCCAGCATGTGCACGCTGCAGCCCACCTCTGGAGGTCACGCAGGAAGCAGGCGAGATGTTGTTTGTGCCCAGCGGCTGGCACCACCAGGTCCACAACCTG GAGGACACCATCTCCATCAACCACAACTGGGTCAACGGCTGTAACCTGGCCCCCATGTGGCACTTCCTGCAGCAAGAGCTCCACGCTGTGCAGCGGGAGATCAGTGAATGGAGGGATGCCATGCCTGACTGGCACCACCACTGCCAGGTGTGGCCAGGCCCAGAG GTGATCATGAAGTCCTGTACAGGAATCAATTACAAAGAGTTTTACCACTTCCTCAAGGTCATCGCTGAAAGGAGGATCCTCACCCTGGCAAAGGAGATGGGCGCTGGGACAGTGGGGAGCGTCGGCGACAGCAGGCTGGGCACCCAGCAGGCTGCTTTTGACGTCAGTCGGATCACCGAGGTGCTGGCATCCTTGGTCGCCAACCGAGACTTCCAGAGAGTGGACACCAGCACCTTCTCGCTGCAGCCAGAGGAGCTCCTGCAGCAGCTGGAGGAGGTCGTCACTGCCACTGCAGCCCTGTAA
- the JMJD4 gene encoding 2-oxoglutarate and iron-dependent oxygenase JMJD4 isoform X3, with amino-acid sequence MDRETRALAEKHFRGLGARLPDGVCGPPGRVDFIEKPDAFSYADFFKGYLLPNVPCVFSSAFTEGWGSRKHWVTPDGKPDLDYLLRKRHGCTCCQLRSAGIQRQPQGAHAPQRVHQLLERVHPGKLFLSQGLPLPQRLAPVQPMCGSLHRDTSVEDVYSLPVYFSSDWLNEYWDAINVDDYRFIYMGPTGTWSPFHADIFRSFSWSVNICGRKKWLLFPPGQEEALRDCHGSLPYDVTSPTLLDVRLHPACARCSPPLEVTQEAGEMLFVPSGWHHQVHNLEDTISINHNWVNGCNLAPMWHFLQQELHAVQREISEWRDAMPDWHHHCQVIMKSCTGINYKEFYHFLKVIAERRILTLAKEMGAGTVGSVGDSRLGTQQAAFDVSRITEVLASLVANRDFQRVDTSTFSLQPEELLQQLEEVVTATAAL; translated from the exons ATGGACAGGGAGACGCGCGCACTCGCGGAGAAGCACTTCCGGGGCCTTGGGGCGCGTCTCCCGGACGGGGTCTGCGGGCCCCCGGGGCGCGTGGACTTCATCGAGAAGCCGGATGCCTTTTCCTACGCCGACTTCTTCAAGGGCTACCTGCTCCCCAACGTGCCCTGCGTTTTCTCCAGCGCCTTCACTGAGGGCTGGGGCAGCAGGAAGCACTGGGTGACGCCCGACGGGAAGCCCGATTTGGATTATCTGCTTCGGAA GAGACATGGTTGTACCTGTTGCCAACTGCGGAGTGCAGGAATACAACGCCAACCCCAAGGAGCACATGCCCCTCAGAGAGTACATCAGCTACTGGAAAGAGTACATCCAGGGAAACTATTCCTCTCCCAAGGGCTGCCTTTACCTCAAAGATTGGCACCTGTGCAG CCCATGTGTGGTTCTCTCCACAGGGACACCTCGGTGGAGGATGTGTACTCCCTGCCAGTGTACTTCTCATCAGACTGGCTGAACGAATACTGGGACGCCATCAATGTGGATGACTACCGCTTCATCTACATGGGGCCCACGGGCACCTG GTCTCCGTTCCACGCTGACATCTTCCGCTCCTTCAGCTGGTCTGTCAACATCTGCGGCAGGAAAAAGTGGTTATTGTTTCCGCCAGGGCAGGAAGAAGCCCTGCGGGATTGCCACGGTAGCCTGCCCTACGATGTGACCTCGCCCACACTCCTTGACGTCCGTCTGCACCCAGCATGTGCACGCTGCAGCCCACCTCTGGAGGTCACGCAGGAAGCAGGCGAGATGTTGTTTGTGCCCAGCGGCTGGCACCACCAGGTCCACAACCTG GAGGACACCATCTCCATCAACCACAACTGGGTCAACGGCTGTAACCTGGCCCCCATGTGGCACTTCCTGCAGCAAGAGCTCCACGCTGTGCAGCGGGAGATCAGTGAATGGAGGGATGCCATGCCTGACTGGCACCACCACTGCCAG GTGATCATGAAGTCCTGTACAGGAATCAATTACAAAGAGTTTTACCACTTCCTCAAGGTCATCGCTGAAAGGAGGATCCTCACCCTGGCAAAGGAGATGGGCGCTGGGACAGTGGGGAGCGTCGGCGACAGCAGGCTGGGCACCCAGCAGGCTGCTTTTGACGTCAGTCGGATCACCGAGGTGCTGGCATCCTTGGTCGCCAACCGAGACTTCCAGAGAGTGGACACCAGCACCTTCTCGCTGCAGCCAGAGGAGCTCCTGCAGCAGCTGGAGGAGGTCGTCACTGCCACTGCAGCCCTGTAA
- the JMJD4 gene encoding 2-oxoglutarate and iron-dependent oxygenase JMJD4 isoform X2, with amino-acid sequence MDRETRALAEKHFRGLGARLPDGVCGPPGRVDFIEKPDAFSYADFFKGYLLPNVPCVFSSAFTEGWGSRKHWVTPDGKPDLDYLLRKYGDMVVPVANCGVQEYNANPKEHMPLREYISYWKEYIQGNYSSPKGCLYLKDWHLCRDTSVEDVYSLPVYFSSDWLNEYWDAINVDDYRFIYMGPTGTWSPFHADIFRSFSWSVNICGRKKWLLFPPGQEEALRDCHGSLPYDVTSPTLLDVRLHPACARCSPPLEVTQEAGEMLFVPSGWHHQVHNLEDTISINHNWVNGCNLAPMWHFLQQELHAVQREISEWRDAMPDWHHHCQVWPGPEVIMKSCTGINYKEFYHFLKVIAERRILTLAKEMGAGTVGSVGDSRLGTQQAAFDVSRITEVLASLVANRDFQRVDTSTFSLQPEELLQQLEEVVTATAAL; translated from the exons ATGGACAGGGAGACGCGCGCACTCGCGGAGAAGCACTTCCGGGGCCTTGGGGCGCGTCTCCCGGACGGGGTCTGCGGGCCCCCGGGGCGCGTGGACTTCATCGAGAAGCCGGATGCCTTTTCCTACGCCGACTTCTTCAAGGGCTACCTGCTCCCCAACGTGCCCTGCGTTTTCTCCAGCGCCTTCACTGAGGGCTGGGGCAGCAGGAAGCACTGGGTGACGCCCGACGGGAAGCCCGATTTGGATTATCTGCTTCGGAAGTACG GAGACATGGTTGTACCTGTTGCCAACTGCGGAGTGCAGGAATACAACGCCAACCCCAAGGAGCACATGCCCCTCAGAGAGTACATCAGCTACTGGAAAGAGTACATCCAGGGAAACTATTCCTCTCCCAAGGGCTGCCTTTACCTCAAAGATTGGCACCTGTGCAG GGACACCTCGGTGGAGGATGTGTACTCCCTGCCAGTGTACTTCTCATCAGACTGGCTGAACGAATACTGGGACGCCATCAATGTGGATGACTACCGCTTCATCTACATGGGGCCCACGGGCACCTG GTCTCCGTTCCACGCTGACATCTTCCGCTCCTTCAGCTGGTCTGTCAACATCTGCGGCAGGAAAAAGTGGTTATTGTTTCCGCCAGGGCAGGAAGAAGCCCTGCGGGATTGCCACGGTAGCCTGCCCTACGATGTGACCTCGCCCACACTCCTTGACGTCCGTCTGCACCCAGCATGTGCACGCTGCAGCCCACCTCTGGAGGTCACGCAGGAAGCAGGCGAGATGTTGTTTGTGCCCAGCGGCTGGCACCACCAGGTCCACAACCTG GAGGACACCATCTCCATCAACCACAACTGGGTCAACGGCTGTAACCTGGCCCCCATGTGGCACTTCCTGCAGCAAGAGCTCCACGCTGTGCAGCGGGAGATCAGTGAATGGAGGGATGCCATGCCTGACTGGCACCACCACTGCCAGGTGTGGCCAGGCCCAGAG GTGATCATGAAGTCCTGTACAGGAATCAATTACAAAGAGTTTTACCACTTCCTCAAGGTCATCGCTGAAAGGAGGATCCTCACCCTGGCAAAGGAGATGGGCGCTGGGACAGTGGGGAGCGTCGGCGACAGCAGGCTGGGCACCCAGCAGGCTGCTTTTGACGTCAGTCGGATCACCGAGGTGCTGGCATCCTTGGTCGCCAACCGAGACTTCCAGAGAGTGGACACCAGCACCTTCTCGCTGCAGCCAGAGGAGCTCCTGCAGCAGCTGGAGGAGGTCGTCACTGCCACTGCAGCCCTGTAA
- the JMJD4 gene encoding 2-oxoglutarate and iron-dependent oxygenase JMJD4 isoform X4 — protein MDRETRALAEKHFRGLGARLPDGVCGPPGRVDFIEKPDAFSYADFFKGYLLPNVPCVFSSAFTEGWGSRKHWVTPDGKPDLDYLLRKYGDMVVPVANCGVQEYNANPKEHMPLREYISYWKEYIQGNYSSPKGCLYLKDWHLCRDTSVEDVYSLPVYFSSDWLNEYWDAINVDDYRFIYMGPTGTWSPFHADIFRSFSWSVNICGRKKWLLFPPGQEEALRDCHGSLPYDVTSPTLLDVRLHPACARCSPPLEVTQEAGEMLFVPSGWHHQVHNLEDTISINHNWVNGCNLAPMWHFLQQELHAVQREISEWRDAMPDWHHHCQVIMKSCTGINYKEFYHFLKVIAERRILTLAKEMGAGTVGSVGDSRLGTQQAAFDVSRITEVLASLVANRDFQRVDTSTFSLQPEELLQQLEEVVTATAAL, from the exons ATGGACAGGGAGACGCGCGCACTCGCGGAGAAGCACTTCCGGGGCCTTGGGGCGCGTCTCCCGGACGGGGTCTGCGGGCCCCCGGGGCGCGTGGACTTCATCGAGAAGCCGGATGCCTTTTCCTACGCCGACTTCTTCAAGGGCTACCTGCTCCCCAACGTGCCCTGCGTTTTCTCCAGCGCCTTCACTGAGGGCTGGGGCAGCAGGAAGCACTGGGTGACGCCCGACGGGAAGCCCGATTTGGATTATCTGCTTCGGAAGTACG GAGACATGGTTGTACCTGTTGCCAACTGCGGAGTGCAGGAATACAACGCCAACCCCAAGGAGCACATGCCCCTCAGAGAGTACATCAGCTACTGGAAAGAGTACATCCAGGGAAACTATTCCTCTCCCAAGGGCTGCCTTTACCTCAAAGATTGGCACCTGTGCAG GGACACCTCGGTGGAGGATGTGTACTCCCTGCCAGTGTACTTCTCATCAGACTGGCTGAACGAATACTGGGACGCCATCAATGTGGATGACTACCGCTTCATCTACATGGGGCCCACGGGCACCTG GTCTCCGTTCCACGCTGACATCTTCCGCTCCTTCAGCTGGTCTGTCAACATCTGCGGCAGGAAAAAGTGGTTATTGTTTCCGCCAGGGCAGGAAGAAGCCCTGCGGGATTGCCACGGTAGCCTGCCCTACGATGTGACCTCGCCCACACTCCTTGACGTCCGTCTGCACCCAGCATGTGCACGCTGCAGCCCACCTCTGGAGGTCACGCAGGAAGCAGGCGAGATGTTGTTTGTGCCCAGCGGCTGGCACCACCAGGTCCACAACCTG GAGGACACCATCTCCATCAACCACAACTGGGTCAACGGCTGTAACCTGGCCCCCATGTGGCACTTCCTGCAGCAAGAGCTCCACGCTGTGCAGCGGGAGATCAGTGAATGGAGGGATGCCATGCCTGACTGGCACCACCACTGCCAG GTGATCATGAAGTCCTGTACAGGAATCAATTACAAAGAGTTTTACCACTTCCTCAAGGTCATCGCTGAAAGGAGGATCCTCACCCTGGCAAAGGAGATGGGCGCTGGGACAGTGGGGAGCGTCGGCGACAGCAGGCTGGGCACCCAGCAGGCTGCTTTTGACGTCAGTCGGATCACCGAGGTGCTGGCATCCTTGGTCGCCAACCGAGACTTCCAGAGAGTGGACACCAGCACCTTCTCGCTGCAGCCAGAGGAGCTCCTGCAGCAGCTGGAGGAGGTCGTCACTGCCACTGCAGCCCTGTAA